The following proteins come from a genomic window of Drosophila virilis strain 15010-1051.87 unplaced genomic scaffold, Dvir_AGI_RSII-ME tig00000011, whole genome shotgun sequence:
- the LOC6625574 gene encoding uncharacterized protein — protein MKLVAFLLLSSLTVVLVVAFPDNHNAVADLSDADLHADGISATGEGGAATPSETNQLRGPRHLLKKLYYPEPQVIVQPILVQPQPYYSNPYIGAGRGYNIGYGRGKSYKKW, from the coding sequence ATGAAGCTCGTTGCGTTTCTTTTGCTTAGCAGCCTCACTGTTGTCTTGGTTGTGGCCTTTCCTGATAACCACAATGCAGTTGCTGATTTGTCAGATGCTGACCTGCATGCTGATGGAATTTCCGCAACAGGAGAGGGAGGCGCCGCCACGCCATCAGAGACTAATCAGCTACGTGGGCCACGTCATCTTCTGAAGAAGCTGTACTATCCAGAGCCACAGGTGATAGTACAACCGATTCTGGTACAACCGCAGCCCTACTATAGCAATCCCTACATTGGTGCTGGTCGAGGTTATAATATTGGCTATGGCAGAGGAAAAAGCTATAAGAAATGGTAG
- the LOC6625573 gene encoding uncharacterized protein has translation MKLFCVVLVVYVVALTLFGVDGRGGGGGGSTKGLEEPVRLFVRARRHVHTHKKGLESVSAYVNNEHPPPPPPHLRPRRNIMNLNNEPTQVTNEEPPSHLRQRRQMPSPPEGMPAPPDGVPAPPVGLPAPPV, from the exons ATGAAGCTATTTTGCGTTGTTTTGGTTGTTTACGTGGTGGCTTTGACATTGTTCGGCGTGGACGGAcgtggtggcggtggcggtggctcTACAAAGGGCTTGGAG GAGCCCGTACGCCTCTTTGTCAGG GCACGGCGCCATGTCCACACTCATAAAAAGGGACTCGAGAGCGTATCGGCTTATGTCAACAACGAACATCCGCCACCACCCCCACCACATTTGAGA CCCCGTCGCAATATCATGAACTTGAACAACGAACCAACGCAGGTGACTAACGAAGAACCACCATCACATCTCAGG CAACGCCGCCAGATGCCATCACCACCTGAGGGAATGCCAGCACCGCCTGATGGAGTGCCAGCACCACCCGTGGGTTTACCAGCACCACCAGTTTAA
- the LOC138911462 gene encoding uncharacterized protein, with protein MLLYKFALLFQIHSFVLLALTMLHSHQFIFLLWLLAALLSDVNGLPFSFNWGPSANRGPSGGPAWNGGSDQSTDNIILHSNGKWRY; from the exons ATGCTCTTGTATAAATTCGCGttattatttcaaattcaTTCATTTGTGCTTCTTGCCTTGACCATGCTGCATAGCCATCAATTTATTTTCCTGCTCTGGTTGCTCGCTGCACTGCTCAGCG ATGTCAATGGCCTGCCCTTTTCGTTTAATTGGGGACCCTCTGCGAACCGGGGACCCAGCGGCGGACCAGCCTGGAACGGTGGAAGCGATCAGTCAACCGATAATATAATTCTACATTCAAACGGCAAATGGCGCTACTAG
- the LOC6625572 gene encoding gram-negative bacteria-binding protein 3, producing MRLALNCAFILTAVVLCAAYKVPSAQVRVFYPKGFEVSIPHEEGITLFAFHGKLNEDFDGLEAGTWARDIPSAKKGRWTFRDRETVLNIGDTLYYWTFVVYNGLGYREDDGAYVVTEYTQSGKS from the coding sequence ATGCGTTTAGCTTTAAACTGCGCCTTCATTCTGACAGCCGTCGTGCTGTGCGCGGCGTACAAGGTGCCAAGCGCCCAAGTGCGAGTGTTCTATCCCAAGGGATTTGAGGTTTCCATACCGCACGAGGAGGGCATTACATTGTTCGCCTTCCATGGCAAGCTAAACGAGGATTTTGATGGATTGGAAGCTGGCACATGGGCGCGCGACATACCCAGTGCGAAAAAGGGACGCTGGACATTCCGTGATCGGGAAACCGTTTTGAATATAGGCGACACCCTGTACTATTGGACCTTTGTCGTCTATAATGGACTGGGCTATCGCGAGGATGATGGCGCGTATGTGGTCACCGAGTATACGCAAAGTGGGAAATCCTAA
- the LOC116652037 gene encoding uncharacterized protein: protein MNTYRALMMIGLVALAVCLASAQSAATDKPKTDVDRSNNGVESSIAGTAELPTAPTQAQPVSSYLYNQGGNVVLQNEAGSIYTRPDGRKVLVGAGGQTIVTGGDDSDEDDDDDTQSGFSGNYGNNIVINGRSVGGSSFISSNGGALVMNQAGEGGYQTYNNHQIRIVNGGLQLTTGGQVYDFPAKDASVSSQEKININGQEATVQYENGNIVVELADGTVLAKADGGLFSGDRNSYVNRKQIQEDAARQAAKVQEDIAQLQKELNERLNFQMRKLQEDLEHTLGNIHF, encoded by the exons ATGAACACGTATCGCGCTCTGATGATGATCGGGCTAGTTGCACTCGCCGTCTGCTTGGCCAGCG CACAATCAGCCGCGACGGATAAGCCCAAAACGGATGTGGATCGTAGCAACAATGGCGTGGAGTCATCCATAGCCGGCACAGCGGAGCTGCCAACCGCGCCGACGCAAGCTCAGCCGGTGTCCAGCTATCTGTATAATCAAGGAGGAAATGTTGTGCTGCAAAACGAAGCTGGTAGCATCTACACGCGCCCCGATGGACGTAAGGTATTGGTTGGAGCTGGCGGCCAGACGATTGTAACTGGAGGCGATGACAGCGATgaggatgacgatgatgatacTCAATCGGGATTTAGCGGCAACTACGGCAACAACATTGTCATCAATGGAAGAAGTGTTGGTGGCTCGAGTTTTATTTCGAGCAATGGCGGCGCATTGGTAATGAACCAGGCCGGAGAGGGTGGCTACCAGACATACAACAATCACCAGATTCGTATTGTCAACGGCGGTCTGCAGCTGACCACCGGCGGACAGGTGTATGATTTTCCGGCTAAAGATGCTAGCGTCAGTTCCCAGGAGAAGATCAACATCAATGGCCAAGAAGCTACAGTGCAGTACGAGAATGGCAACATTGTTGTGGAGCTGGCTGATGGCACAGTGCTGGCCAAGGCCGATGGCGGACTCTTCAGCGGCGATCGCAATTCATATGTGAACAGAAAGCAGATTCAGGAGGATGCTGCCCGACAGGCTGCCAAGGTTCAGGAAGACATTGCACAACTGCAAAAGGAATTGAATGAGCGGCTCAACTTTCAAATGAGGAAGCTACAGGAAGATCTAGAGCACACCCTGGGCAACATTCATTTCTAg
- the LOC116651905 gene encoding uncharacterized transmembrane protein DDB_G0289901 produces MRHVWTVVVLMTASALAEYRILYGGNLMVSNGGYISNMDTGIISGSLKGRPLENVGNQAGYGYVNGDINGAPFGQGTNGLLGSSNGGGPFITSASQRGGPFAISSSMPESSGGSFGQRNTGLISGSNSGGPLKVNIDQESIIYGGQSEGPIRSQPRDEFVIGGSSGGPFGQEITGLIRGSNNGGPFQVNIGQQGNIAGSQIGRSFGNQGTHVNAGSGRGSSGQENIGFIRGSNTGGPFKINADQEIIISGGQNEDLFGNQATDVFVNGGSSGGLFGQEKTGLIRGSNSGGPFQVNVGQEGNIAGTELGKSSGSQGTHVNAGTGGGLIRGSNTGGPFKVNADQESIKSGRKNEGLFGNQARDKLVNGGSSGGPFEQGQIGLIRGMNSGGPFQLNVGQEGITSGSNSGGPFGNTGNMPGEGLVNGHNTGGPYGQASDRFIRSSSVEGPFRSNRGIISENQNGGPFGNQAGNGLVNGGVNGGPFGKIEGGLIQSGSSGGPFKATVEKDSIVSGGQSGKIFGNNGLINASGSGGPLL; encoded by the coding sequence ATGAGACACGTATGGACCGTAGTGGTGCTGATGACAGCATCGGCTCTTGCGGAGTATCGAATATTGTATGGTGGGAATTTAATGGTTAGCAACGGCGGCTATATAAGTAACATGGACACTGGCATCATATCCGGGAGCTTAAAGGGCAGACCTCTCGAAAATGTTGGAAATCAGGCTGGATATGGATACGTTAATGGTGACATCAACGGAGCTCCATTCGGACAGGGAACAAACGGATTGTTAGGATCTAGCAATGGTGGAGGACCCTTTATCACATCTGCAAGTCAAAGAGGAGGACCTTTTGCGATTTCTAGCAGTATGCCAGAAAGCAGCGGAGGATCTTTTGGACAAAGAAACACGGGATTAATAAGCGGTAGTAACAGCGGGGGACCATTAAAAGTCAACATCGATCAGGAAAGTATTATATATGGAGGACAGAGCGAAGGACCTATTCGCAGTCAGCCTAGAGATGAATTTGTGATTGGCGGAAGCAGTGGAGGACCCTTTGGACAAGAGATAACTGGATTAATAAGGGGTAGTAATAATGGTGGACCATTTCAAGTAAATATCGGCCAGCAAGGTAATATTGCtgggagccaaatcggaagaTCTTTTGGAAACCAGGGTACACATGTAAACGCTGGCAGCGGTAGGGGATCTTCCGGACAAGAAAACATTGGATTTATAAGGGGAAGCAACACTGGAGGACCATTTAAAATAAACGCCGATCAGGAAATTATTATATCTGGAGGACAGAATGAAGATCTTTTTGGAAATCAGGCTACAGATGTATTTGTGAATGGTGGCAGCAGTGGAGGACTCTTTGGACAAGAGAAAACTGGATTAATAAGGGGTAGTAATAGTGGTGGACCCTTTCAAGTAAATGTCGGCCAGGAAGGTAATATAGCTGGGACCGAACTTGGAAAATCTTCTGGAAGCCAGGGTACACATGTTAACGCTGGCACTGGTGGAGGATTAATAAGGGGAAGCAACACTGGAGgaccatttaaagttaacGCTGATCAGGAAAGTATTAAATCTGGAAGAAAGAATGAAGGACTTTTTGGAAATCAAGCTAGGGATAAATTAGTTAACGGAGGCAGCAGTGGAGGACCCTTTGAACAAGGACAAATAGGATTAATAAGAGGTATGAACAGTGGCGGACCCTTTCAACTAAATGTCGGCCAGGAAGGTATCACGTCTGGAAGCAATAGCGGGGGACCTTTCGGAAATACTGGAAATATGCCTGGCGAGGGGTTGGTAAATGGACACAACACTGGAGGACCGTATGGACAGGCAAGCGATAGATTCATACGAAGTAGCAGTGTTGAAGGACCTTTCAGATCTAACAGAGGCATCATATCTGAAAACCAAAACGGCGGACCTTTTGGAAATCAAGCTGGAAATGGTTTGGTTAACGGTGGCGTCAATGGAGGACCATTTGGTAAAATAGAAGGGGGTTTAATTCAAAGTGGCAGCAGTGGAGGGCCTTTTAAAGCAACTGTCGAGAAGGATAGTATCGTATCTGGAGGCCAGAGTGGAAAAATTTTTGGAAATAATGGATTGATTAACGCTAGCGGCAGTGGAGGACCTTTATTGTGA